Below is a window of Leptospira sp. WS4.C2 DNA.
ACTCAAAGCCCCCAATTGCAAACCCGATCGGTTCTGAGAATCACATAATTCTTCAAATATAGCCTGAACCAAAGTTTGCAATTTTGCTTTGGGAAGGAACCTAAGGGATGGTAGTACCAACGAATTTTTTCGTAAAAATCTTTCAAACTCAGGTAATAATTCTTGGCTCATTTCCTCTGGGCCAAGTAAGAATAGAGACCCTGAATATCCAGATTTAGACCACCAATCCGAGAGAATTTGTTGTTGGCCTAAATTAAGTGACTGGATCCCAACAAGAACCAAACTTCCAGAGCGGGACTCTTCCCCCCAAAGGGCGAGGGCCTTTTCTAACTTTCCAAAATGGTCCGGTAAGGATTCTACAACGAGAATGGGTGCACCTGGTAATTGGGTCTGGTGAATCCATTTGGCCAAGGTTTTCTTTCCAGAGCCGGAAGGACCGAGGATGGTAAGGATTTTTTGCTTCGTAAATTCCGAAGTCGCAAGATCTAAATTGGGAATTTCGGATCGGTATAAAGAATGCGAATTTTCAGAAGTTGCTACTTCTTTACGAGCAAAATGGACTTGTGTTTTCCCCCATTCATTCCCAATCTTTTCCGCAAAAAAAGTAAGAAAAATTCCGGCAGGAAGCGAATGAGTATCGTCCATCTCCGCCAAAAGGAAACCGATTTCCTTTTGTTTGGATCGGATTCGAATGGCCGTCGCATTTGTTTTTTTGCCAAACAATTCAAAC
It encodes the following:
- a CDS encoding helix-turn-helix domain-containing protein encodes the protein MPSQAISLLASEKTGKDWMDSVLPILWEGLCTELGFSAGVVVLKVENEDSFYESASFGYGEDGFYYSFLNRGSLHWEELMHSVEPVFFSGSEFELFGKKTNATAIRIRSKQKEIGFLLAEMDDTHSLPAGIFLTFFAEKIGNEWGKTQVHFARKEVATSENSHSLYRSEIPNLDLATSEFTKQKILTILGPSGSGKKTLAKWIHQTQLPGAPILVVESLPDHFGKLEKALALWGEESRSGSLVLVGIQSLNLGQQQILSDWWSKSGYSGSLFLLGPEEMSQELLPEFERFLRKNSLVLPSLRFLPKAKLQTLVQAIFEELCDSQNRSGLQLGALSLQELVSRSYSENFTDLRNAILTGILTCRSNQVEPADLEPGKFKMDLEIPDAEDLDLRRGTEALERQKILLAMRIFSGNQIRMAKALGISRGSLQYKMKQLGLM